One genomic region from Clostridium saccharobutylicum DSM 13864 encodes:
- a CDS encoding chemotaxis protein CheW, with product MANLNEDNLESIEDTQKGRYLTFSLGRETYGIEIKYVTEIIGIQTITEIPQLPDYVKGIINLRGKIIPVMDVRLRFRKDSREYNDRTCVIVVDINDISIGLIVDNVAEVLTIPDEDIVEPPKMNNGTNNKYIQSIGKVGESVKLLLDCEKLLSQDELEDLSGAMQN from the coding sequence ATGGCAAATTTAAATGAAGATAATTTGGAGTCAATAGAAGATACTCAAAAAGGTAGGTATTTAACATTCTCACTTGGCAGGGAAACCTACGGGATAGAAATTAAGTATGTAACGGAAATAATAGGAATTCAGACTATAACAGAAATTCCACAGCTTCCAGATTACGTTAAAGGAATTATAAATCTTAGAGGTAAAATAATTCCTGTTATGGATGTAAGACTACGTTTTAGAAAAGATTCACGCGAATATAATGATAGAACTTGTGTAATTGTTGTAGATATTAATGATATTTCTATAGGTCTTATAGTAGATAATGTGGCAGAAGTACTTACAATTCCAGATGAGGATATTGTAGAGCCACCGAAAATGAATAATGGGACTAATAATAAATATATACAAAGTATAGGTAAAGTTGGAGAAAGTGTAAAGCTGCTACTTGATTGTGAAAAACTTTTATCTCAAGATGAACTTGAAGATTTAAGTGGAGCAATGCAAAACTAA